One Methanobrevibacter wolinii SH DNA segment encodes these proteins:
- a CDS encoding fumarate hydratase, with protein sequence MISEKTIENTVCQLYKEAVNDLNEDVIKSLENALKNEEDDIAKLNIEAILKNIKIAHEKQIPMCQDTGLGIIFVKLGNVQVENLKEGIKKGVAKATKEVPLRPNIVNPLTRKNSGNNIGVEIPYINIELTDTDYLEITVLPKGFGSENNNKLKMALPSEGKKGIKEFTVQTALQAGGKPCPPMVVGVGVGGTSDFAMKLAKEALLEEIGKPNEDPELAELEKEILEEINANGKGPMGLGGKTTALDVKIKKVDTHTAGLPIGVCIQCWANRHASKILKDE encoded by the coding sequence ATGATAAGTGAAAAAACAATTGAAAATACTGTTTGTCAACTTTATAAAGAAGCAGTAAATGATCTTAATGAAGATGTTATTAAATCACTAGAAAATGCTCTTAAAAATGAAGAAGATGATATAGCTAAATTAAATATTGAAGCTATATTAAAAAATATTAAAATAGCTCACGAAAAACAGATTCCAATGTGTCAAGATACAGGTCTTGGAATAATTTTTGTTAAACTTGGAAATGTTCAAGTTGAAAATCTTAAAGAAGGAATTAAAAAAGGAGTTGCAAAAGCAACAAAAGAAGTTCCACTTAGACCAAATATTGTAAATCCATTAACAAGGAAAAATTCAGGTAATAATATAGGTGTTGAAATACCATACATTAATATTGAACTTACAGACACAGATTACCTTGAAATAACAGTGCTTCCAAAAGGATTTGGATCTGAAAATAATAATAAACTTAAAATGGCACTTCCAAGTGAAGGAAAAAAAGGAATAAAAGAGTTTACAGTCCAAACAGCACTTCAAGCAGGAGGTAAACCTTGTCCACCTATGGTAGTTGGTGTAGGTGTTGGAGGTACATCTGACTTTGCTATGAAACTTGCAAAAGAAGCATTACTTGAAGAAATTGGAAAACCAAACGAAGATCCTGAACTTGCAGAATTAGAAAAAGAAATTTTAGAAGAAATTAATGCAAATGGAAAAGGACCAATGGGGCTTGGTGGTAAAACAACTGCTCTTGATGTTAAAATTAAAAAAGTTGATACACATACAGCAGGTTTACCTATAGGTGTATGTATACAATGTTGGGCAAATAGACATGCAAGTAAAATATTAAAAGATGAATAA
- the pstC gene encoding phosphate ABC transporter permease subunit PstC, whose product MANSTEETGVKSILLITALFSIFIIFLIMAFIFVEGWPAFADYGFFKFLLGFKWDPNNNIFGVFPMIVGSLCVTFFALLLAVPLSLLCAIFMAEVAPDNVRKFLKPVIETLAGIPSVVYGFFGLMVLVPMVRTNFGGTGFSIFTAGIILAIMILPTIISVSQDSLRAVPNSYREASYGLGATNWQTIKKIIFPAALPGIVTGIILGMGRAIGETLAVIMVAGNVSQVPSSILSPVRTLTSNIALEMGYATGLHYNALFATGVVLFIIIIILLLITNYVQRKYKMDVGGGTL is encoded by the coding sequence ATGGCAAATAGTACTGAAGAAACTGGAGTTAAAAGTATACTTTTAATTACAGCTTTATTCTCAATTTTCATAATCTTTCTTATTATGGCTTTTATCTTTGTTGAAGGATGGCCAGCATTTGCAGATTATGGATTTTTTAAGTTTTTATTAGGTTTTAAATGGGATCCTAATAATAATATATTTGGAGTATTTCCGATGATTGTTGGTTCATTATGTGTAACCTTCTTTGCACTTCTTCTTGCTGTTCCATTGTCATTATTATGTGCTATATTTATGGCAGAAGTAGCTCCAGATAATGTAAGAAAATTTCTTAAACCAGTTATTGAAACTTTAGCCGGTATTCCATCTGTAGTTTATGGTTTCTTTGGTTTAATGGTACTTGTTCCTATGGTTAGGACTAATTTTGGAGGTACTGGATTTAGTATATTTACAGCAGGTATTATTTTAGCAATTATGATTTTACCAACAATTATTTCAGTTTCACAAGATTCATTAAGAGCTGTTCCAAACTCTTATAGGGAAGCTTCTTATGGATTAGGTGCAACTAATTGGCAAACAATTAAGAAAATTATTTTCCCTGCAGCTTTACCTGGTATTGTTACTGGTATTATACTTGGTATGGGTAGAGCAATAGGTGAAACTTTAGCAGTAATTATGGTAGCAGGTAATGTAAGTCAAGTTCCATCATCTATATTATCTCCAGTTAGAACATTAACTTCTAACATTGCACTTGAAATGGGTTATGCTACTGGTCTTCATTATAATGCATTATTTGCAACTGGTGTAGTTTTATTTATAATAATTATTATATTGCTTCTTATTACAAATTATGTACAACGTAAATATAAAATGGATGTTGGAGGTGGAACATTATGA
- a CDS encoding DUF362 domain-containing protein: protein MIIDSDECGVCEDCIDVCPNEAIEKRAFKVIVHNELCDDCEECIEVCPTGAIYIDKEE, encoded by the coding sequence ATTATAATAGATTCTGATGAATGTGGAGTTTGTGAAGATTGTATTGATGTTTGTCCAAACGAAGCAATAGAAAAAAGAGCATTTAAAGTAATTGTCCATAATGAACTTTGTGATGACTGCGAAGAATGTATTGAAGTTTGCCCTACTGGTGCAATATACATTGATAAAGAAGAATAA
- a CDS encoding 4Fe-4S dicluster domain-containing protein, which produces MKKILVQRDICDGCKDCEKACESLHGTSRINILEYENSYYPVLCQQCQDPSCEVICPTDAMTSEGVDSEKCIACGLCALACPFGAISIYDKSSEKCNRCIDRPEGPACIKACSKRAISLVDTDKLVEEKRKEYVKKAFGHSKKQRSVLSVLTSGSRSQKILDEKISK; this is translated from the coding sequence TTGAAAAAAATATTAGTACAAAGAGATATTTGTGATGGTTGTAAAGATTGTGAAAAAGCTTGTGAATCATTACATGGTACCTCTAGAATAAATATTTTAGAATATGAAAATTCTTACTATCCTGTTCTCTGTCAACAATGTCAAGATCCATCTTGTGAAGTTATTTGTCCTACTGATGCAATGACTAGTGAAGGTGTTGACTCAGAAAAATGTATTGCTTGTGGTTTATGTGCATTAGCATGTCCATTTGGAGCAATTAGTATTTATGATAAAAGTTCTGAAAAATGTAATAGATGTATAGATAGACCAGAAGGACCAGCATGTATTAAAGCTTGTTCTAAAAGGGCAATTTCATTAGTAGACACTGATAAACTTGTTGAAGAAAAACGTAAAGAATATGTTAAAAAAGCATTTGGACACAGTAAAAAACAAAGAAGTGTATTAAGTGTTTTAACTAGTGGTTCTAGATCACAAAAAATACTTGATGAAAAAATTTCAAAATAA
- a CDS encoding oligosaccharide repeat unit polymerase family protein: MSYIYSIIAKLCKFIEHRIRESYIFYIIHSIFLFFDRQWEKSILRNIYPKQNKEFIKSNILKNELFNPLIVIFLFSLFLILGLRAMSYSLTINIIIAFLSFIIGANLIPKHFFNKNKKFLKFNPEDIYSIGFCLLIIGIIFFFINIAYLKGIPLLHPTLRYKLVAALTMPVFLIIPGIGIMESYYIHLKTEGKLTRSQVRFRFLVLNIIGIILLLVLAYRTPILALLLIMIIIGYYGDSVSINEVILVGIIGLLGLIGLGYMRSLSEMLITSNTNPFYTLESRATFTSNVLDLLTLLSGNFGLMHGGFILKSLPGSDYGPRMMVGQLLNWRSGVTITPTIIGPMLIDFGRIGVAIGMFFIGLILGIGYKLLKISKNYFYIGLYALLLTYTILGIETGILDIQVLIYFFIGILVYLANIIAYKKHLI; this comes from the coding sequence ATGAGTTATATATATTCAATTATTGCAAAATTATGTAAATTTATAGAACATAGAATAAGAGAATCTTATATTTTTTATATAATTCATAGTATCTTCTTATTTTTTGACAGACAGTGGGAAAAAAGCATATTAAGAAATATTTACCCAAAACAAAATAAAGAATTTATAAAAAGTAATATACTAAAAAATGAATTATTTAATCCACTTATTGTCATATTTTTATTTAGTCTATTTTTAATACTTGGATTAAGAGCAATGTCTTATTCTTTAACAATAAATATAATAATAGCATTCTTATCATTTATTATAGGTGCAAACTTAATTCCAAAACATTTTTTTAATAAGAATAAAAAATTCTTAAAATTTAATCCAGAAGATATTTATTCAATAGGTTTCTGCTTATTAATAATTGGAATAATATTTTTCTTTATAAATATTGCTTATCTTAAAGGAATTCCTCTTTTACATCCAACATTAAGATATAAATTAGTAGCAGCATTAACAATGCCTGTATTTTTAATTATTCCTGGAATAGGCATTATGGAATCTTACTATATTCATCTTAAAACAGAAGGTAAACTTACAAGATCACAAGTAAGATTTAGATTTTTAGTCTTAAATATAATAGGAATAATATTACTTCTCGTTTTAGCATATAGAACACCAATACTTGCATTATTATTAATAATGATAATAATAGGATATTATGGAGATAGCGTTTCTATAAATGAAGTAATATTAGTTGGTATAATAGGACTTTTAGGTTTAATTGGACTTGGATACATGCGATCATTAAGTGAGATGTTAATTACAAGTAATACTAATCCTTTTTATACCTTAGAAAGTAGGGCCACATTTACATCTAATGTACTTGACTTATTAACTTTATTATCTGGAAATTTTGGTTTAATGCATGGTGGTTTTATTTTAAAAAGTTTACCTGGAAGTGATTATGGACCTAGAATGATGGTTGGACAACTTTTAAATTGGAGAAGTGGAGTTACAATTACACCAACAATTATAGGCCCTATGTTAATAGATTTTGGAAGAATAGGTGTAGCAATAGGAATGTTTTTTATTGGACTTATTTTAGGAATTGGATATAAATTGTTAAAAATAAGTAAAAATTATTTTTATATTGGTTTATATGCTCTTTTATTAACATATACAATACTTGGAATTGAAACTGGAATATTAGATATACAAGTTCTTATTTATTTCTTCATAGGAATTTTAGTATACTTAGCTAATATAATAGCTTATAAAAAACATTTAATATAA
- a CDS encoding 4Fe-4S dicluster domain-containing protein, giving the protein MRELVLNPEECVDCGNCERACPNNAIHLYGNVPLFCMHCSPDKAPCLKNCPEGAIEYVGGAITINDEKCIGCGICRDVCPIGAIHMDDSHAKKCDLCINRDTQYCVESCPTNALTSSSQDMINKKRAKLAKELSLLKSKNKILLEKE; this is encoded by the coding sequence ATGAGAGAACTAGTATTAAATCCTGAAGAATGTGTTGATTGTGGAAATTGTGAACGTGCTTGTCCAAACAATGCAATACATCTTTATGGAAATGTTCCATTATTCTGTATGCATTGTAGTCCAGATAAAGCACCATGTCTTAAAAATTGTCCAGAAGGAGCAATTGAATATGTTGGAGGAGCAATAACAATCAATGATGAAAAATGTATTGGTTGTGGAATTTGTAGAGATGTTTGTCCAATAGGTGCAATACATATGGATGATTCCCATGCAAAAAAGTGTGATTTATGTATAAACAGAGATACACAATATTGTGTAGAATCTTGTCCTACAAATGCGTTAACTTCAAGTTCACAAGACATGATTAATAAAAAAAGAGCTAAACTTGCTAAAGAGCTTAGTTTATTAAAATCTAAAAATAAAATTTTACTTGAAAAAGAATAA
- a CDS encoding phosphate ABC transporter substrate-binding protein, translating into MKKKTKKIILIIVVILVLLGAYYAINGGSHKIEIVGSTSVQPVAEKLVEKYKVSHPNAQINVQGGGSSVGIKSAQQGTADIGTSSKELKDSEKQGLTEINLGQDGVVVAVNNKNSVNSLTKDQLKEIFQGKITNWNQVGGSDAKINVIRREDGSGTLDAFQKLVMGNDKIKSDAVVQSSTEAVKQSVKQDPNAIGFVSYAHMSSDVKAVSIDGVSPSDDTIADGSYTLQRPFLFLVKGTPNKDTQDFLNWVQGPEGQKVIKDEKIVKSNNKTSNK; encoded by the coding sequence ATGAAAAAAAAGACAAAAAAGATTATTCTTATAATAGTTGTTATTCTTGTACTTTTAGGAGCTTACTATGCAATAAATGGGGGTTCTCATAAAATTGAAATTGTAGGTTCTACTTCAGTACAACCTGTAGCAGAAAAATTAGTAGAGAAATATAAAGTCTCTCACCCTAATGCTCAAATTAATGTTCAAGGTGGGGGATCTAGTGTAGGTATTAAAAGTGCACAACAAGGTACTGCAGATATTGGAACAAGTTCCAAAGAATTAAAAGATAGTGAAAAACAAGGATTAACTGAAATTAACCTTGGTCAAGACGGTGTTGTTGTAGCAGTTAACAATAAAAATTCAGTAAACTCTCTTACTAAAGATCAATTAAAAGAAATTTTCCAAGGTAAAATTACTAATTGGAATCAAGTAGGTGGATCTGATGCTAAAATTAATGTTATTCGTCGTGAAGATGGATCAGGTACTTTAGATGCATTCCAAAAATTAGTAATGGGAAATGATAAAATTAAATCTGATGCAGTAGTACAAAGTTCTACTGAAGCAGTTAAACAATCTGTAAAACAAGATCCAAATGCTATAGGATTTGTATCTTATGCTCATATGTCTTCTGATGTTAAAGCTGTTTCTATTGATGGTGTATCTCCTTCTGATGATACTATTGCAGATGGTTCATATACTTTACAAAGACCTTTCTTATTCTTAGTTAAAGGAACTCCTAATAAAGATACTCAAGACTTCTTAAATTGGGTACAAGGTCCTGAAGGTCAAAAAGTTATTAAAGATGAAAAAATTGTTAAATCAAACAATAAAACTAGTAATAAATAA
- the pstB gene encoding phosphate ABC transporter ATP-binding protein PstB: MDKLKSENLNVYFGDAHILHDINLSMPENSITALIGPSGCGKSTFLRTLNRMNDLIPTFHHEGNVYLDNNEIYDDSVDVVNLRKRVGMVFQKANPFPKSIFENVAYGLRIHGIEDEDYIKQKVEAALKSAAIWDEVKDKLDQSALGLSGGQQQRLCIARTVAIEPEVILMDEPCSALDPISTLKIEDLMTELKKDYTIVIVTHNMQQATRVSDSTAFFLNGQIIEHGPTQELFVNPKEEKTEEYISGRFG, translated from the coding sequence ATGGATAAACTTAAAAGTGAAAATTTAAATGTGTATTTTGGAGATGCACATATTCTTCATGATATTAATCTTAGTATGCCTGAGAATTCAATTACTGCACTTATTGGCCCATCAGGTTGTGGTAAATCAACATTCCTTAGAACATTAAATAGGATGAATGATTTAATTCCTACATTTCATCATGAAGGTAATGTATATTTAGATAATAATGAAATTTATGATGATAGTGTAGATGTAGTTAACTTAAGAAAAAGAGTCGGAATGGTATTTCAGAAAGCAAATCCTTTCCCAAAATCAATTTTTGAAAATGTAGCTTATGGTCTTAGAATTCATGGTATTGAAGATGAAGATTATATTAAACAAAAAGTTGAAGCAGCACTTAAATCTGCAGCTATTTGGGATGAAGTAAAAGATAAACTTGATCAATCTGCTCTTGGATTATCTGGTGGTCAACAACAAAGATTGTGTATTGCAAGGACTGTTGCTATTGAACCAGAAGTAATTCTCATGGATGAACCTTGTTCTGCTCTTGATCCAATTTCTACTTTAAAAATTGAAGATTTAATGACTGAACTTAAAAAAGATTATACAATTGTAATTGTTACTCACAATATGCAACAAGCAACAAGGGTTTCAGATTCAACTGCATTTTTCTTAAATGGTCAAATTATTGAACATGGTCCAACACAAGAATTATTCGTAAATCCAAAAGAAGAAAAAACAGAAGAATATATCTCTGGAAGATTTGGATAG
- a CDS encoding PhoU domain-containing protein, with protein MVSKGNRTLKDILDIILYENPSTQQEIADKLGITRRYVTQLIRPLINDGTIKRAYMIDLDKYEKIAENFDDSVNSSQHSGNILITGMLNSMKEHVQNQLKLSVESLLSNDYDKAEDALKMDYTTNNMFEKIRTSVETVVSINQQSHFSKTVVYNEVAYDLERIGDYCGHIAKFVVNDVYEADEEMLKYIKKMYQINDKMIEYSMDAFLSGNIELKGEIMDLEEHIHELQKVSIGQIATQMAETSFDDKERSNYYIYLSRVVKAFERIGDISVEISDTAGEFHKNIPRTITPRTFREDS; from the coding sequence ATGGTTTCTAAAGGTAATAGAACTCTAAAAGATATTTTAGATATTATACTATATGAAAATCCATCTACTCAACAAGAGATTGCAGATAAATTAGGAATCACACGTCGTTATGTTACTCAATTAATTAGACCTTTAATTAATGATGGAACAATTAAAAGAGCATATATGATTGATTTAGATAAGTATGAAAAAATTGCTGAAAATTTTGATGATAGTGTAAACTCTTCTCAACATTCTGGTAATATTTTAATTACTGGTATGTTAAATAGTATGAAGGAGCATGTTCAAAATCAATTAAAATTATCTGTTGAATCTTTATTAAGTAATGATTATGATAAAGCAGAAGATGCTTTAAAAATGGATTATACAACTAATAATATGTTTGAAAAAATTAGAACATCTGTTGAGACCGTTGTAAGTATTAATCAACAATCTCATTTTTCAAAAACAGTTGTTTATAATGAAGTTGCATATGATCTTGAGCGTATTGGAGATTATTGTGGTCATATTGCTAAATTTGTTGTTAATGATGTTTATGAAGCAGATGAAGAAATGTTGAAATATATTAAAAAAATGTATCAAATTAATGATAAAATGATTGAATATTCTATGGATGCATTTTTAAGTGGTAATATTGAACTTAAAGGTGAAATTATGGATTTAGAAGAACATATTCATGAATTACAGAAAGTTTCTATTGGTCAAATTGCTACTCAAATGGCGGAAACTTCATTTGATGATAAAGAACGTTCTAATTATTATATTTATTTATCTCGTGTTGTTAAAGCATTTGAACGTATTGGTGATATTTCTGTAGAAATATCAGATACTGCTGGTGAATTTCATAAGAATATTCCACGTACAATTACTCCTCGTACATTTAGGGAAGATTCTTAG
- the pstA gene encoding phosphate ABC transporter permease PstA produces the protein MNSVEEEIKKSGSKISPNTSQKIMNAVFIFAGLLTLIILIIIIGYIIVKGLPSLNLEFLLSNPIDSGKSGGIFPMIISSLYVTAIAVVIATPLAVGAAIYISEYSSKGKIVEIVRFGAQILASIPSIIFGLFGLQFFVISLNLGYSVLSGGLVLAIMALPTIFQVAEVTLSSVPSLYKEGSYGLGATKWQTVTGVILPAAIPGIITGVILGLTRAISEAAAVMFCVGSAITVPISITDPGRPLPLHLYVLATEGLSMQNAFGTAAVLVVIVLAITFITNYLVNRYQEKMMGER, from the coding sequence ATGAATTCAGTAGAAGAAGAGATTAAAAAATCTGGTTCAAAGATATCTCCTAATACATCACAAAAAATAATGAATGCAGTTTTTATATTTGCTGGACTTTTAACATTAATAATTTTAATTATTATTATTGGTTATATTATTGTTAAAGGACTTCCTTCATTGAATTTGGAATTTTTACTTTCAAATCCAATTGATTCTGGTAAATCTGGTGGAATTTTCCCAATGATTATATCTAGTTTATATGTAACTGCGATTGCAGTTGTTATTGCAACTCCTCTTGCAGTAGGTGCAGCAATTTATATTTCTGAATATTCTTCTAAAGGAAAAATTGTAGAAATTGTAAGATTTGGTGCTCAAATTCTCGCTTCAATCCCTTCAATTATATTTGGTTTATTTGGTCTCCAATTCTTTGTTATTTCCTTAAATTTAGGATATTCTGTTTTATCTGGAGGTTTAGTATTAGCTATTATGGCACTTCCAACAATTTTCCAAGTTGCAGAAGTAACCTTATCTTCAGTTCCTAGCTTATATAAAGAAGGTAGTTATGGTTTAGGTGCTACAAAATGGCAAACAGTTACTGGGGTAATATTACCAGCAGCAATTCCTGGAATAATCACTGGTGTTATTTTAGGTTTAACTCGTGCTATATCTGAAGCAGCAGCAGTAATGTTCTGTGTGGGTTCTGCAATTACTGTTCCAATTTCTATTACAGATCCTGGTAGGCCATTACCACTTCACTTGTATGTACTTGCAACTGAAGGATTATCTATGCAAAATGCATTTGGTACTGCAGCAGTACTTGTTGTTATTGTTTTAGCAATTACTTTCATAACAAATTATTTAGTAAACAGATATCAAGAAAAAATGATGGGGGAACGTTAA
- a CDS encoding phosphate signaling complex PhoU family protein, producing MDEEYTIKDYPTSNFKDRIELVYKQTKDIGQKVVDNTRLVISLLKEYNDNIKTEILANSEEIDLAVFDLERDCIKFLASEQPVASDLLYIQSTVRNISHLKRIGYLDSNIAEAIEKLNDFEVPSELIEELSYMADYTQVMISKSICAFLNYDITMASELSEDDDKIDSLFDKILNSCVKYIASDDSQYDVMCFVQIIFISRFFERIADRTVAIGSRTIYMMTLRRPNNQPHHDDEEPFLKEDASKFVEKEQHNPIHKKDE from the coding sequence ATGGATGAAGAATACACTATAAAAGATTATCCAACTTCAAATTTTAAAGATAGGATTGAATTAGTATATAAACAAACAAAAGATATTGGTCAAAAAGTAGTAGATAATACTCGTTTAGTTATTTCATTATTAAAAGAATATAATGACAATATTAAAACAGAAATATTAGCTAATAGTGAAGAAATAGACCTTGCAGTATTTGATTTAGAAAGAGATTGTATTAAATTTTTAGCATCAGAACAACCTGTTGCTTCTGATTTATTATATATTCAGTCTACTGTAAGAAATATTAGCCATCTTAAAAGAATTGGTTATTTAGATTCTAATATTGCAGAAGCTATTGAAAAATTAAATGATTTTGAAGTACCTTCTGAATTAATTGAAGAATTATCTTATATGGCAGATTATACACAAGTAATGATTTCAAAATCTATTTGTGCATTTTTAAATTATGATATTACAATGGCTAGTGAATTAAGTGAAGATGATGATAAAATTGATAGTTTATTTGATAAAATATTGAATTCATGTGTTAAGTATATTGCTTCTGATGATTCACAATATGATGTTATGTGTTTTGTTCAAATTATTTTTATTTCAAGATTCTTTGAACGTATTGCAGATCGTACAGTAGCTATTGGTTCTAGAACTATTTATATGATGACTCTTAGAAGGCCAAATAATCAACCTCATCATGATGATGAGGAACCTTTCTTAAAAGAAGATGCTTCTAAATTTGTTGAAAAAGAACAACATAATCCAATTCATAAAAAGGATGAATAA
- the porB gene encoding pyruvate synthase subunit PorB: protein MDIPKEELLAPGHRGCAGCGAAIGVRLALKASGKNTVVIAATGCLEVMTTPYPETAWEVPFVHVAFENAGAVASGVERALKSQGKEDTHVVAFGGDGGSVDIGLQSISGAMERGHNITYICYDNEAYMNTGIQRSGATPWGASTTTSPSGSESFGEDRPKKNMPMIMAAHGIPYIATASIAYPEDYMRKVKKAVETKGPAYIHLNQPCTTGWGFAASKTIEVGRLGVETGFWPLYEIENGEFKVTYRPTERKPVIEYLKAQKRFKHLTENEVQIIQDYVDNQCDELGI from the coding sequence ATGGATATACCTAAAGAAGAATTATTAGCACCAGGACACAGAGGTTGTGCAGGATGTGGAGCAGCTATTGGAGTAAGATTAGCACTTAAAGCATCTGGAAAAAACACTGTTGTAATAGCTGCAACTGGATGTCTTGAAGTTATGACTACCCCTTACCCAGAAACTGCTTGGGAAGTTCCATTTGTTCATGTAGCATTTGAAAATGCAGGTGCAGTAGCAAGTGGTGTAGAACGTGCACTTAAAAGCCAAGGAAAAGAAGATACACATGTTGTAGCATTTGGTGGTGACGGTGGAAGTGTAGATATTGGTTTACAATCTATTTCAGGAGCTATGGAAAGAGGACATAATATAACATATATTTGTTATGATAACGAAGCATATATGAATACAGGTATTCAAAGAAGTGGAGCTACCCCATGGGGAGCATCAACTACTACATCACCAAGCGGTAGTGAAAGTTTCGGTGAAGATAGACCTAAGAAAAATATGCCAATGATTATGGCTGCACATGGAATTCCATATATTGCAACTGCTTCTATCGCATATCCTGAAGATTACATGAGAAAAGTTAAAAAAGCAGTAGAAACTAAAGGACCTGCATATATCCATTTAAATCAACCTTGTACTACTGGTTGGGGATTTGCTGCATCTAAAACCATAGAAGTTGGAAGACTTGGAGTAGAAACTGGATTCTGGCCATTATATGAAATTGAAAATGGTGAATTCAAAGTAACTTACAGGCCAACTGAAAGAAAACCAGTTATTGAATACTTAAAAGCTCAAAAAAGATTTAAACATTTAACTGAAAACGAAGTACAAATAATCCAAGATTATGTAGACAACCAATGTGACGAATTAGGAATCTGA
- a CDS encoding pyridoxal phosphate-dependent aminotransferase, translating into MQKNNTKGHKISVPEKKYKKTPKIPPKGFKSANDFFNYTFENKDLIWMGQNTNHLHDENIINDAMIKCIESKEYCKYPAPEGFPELKRLILEDLDLDPEIMDVYVSAGATESLHLCMHNILQPEDNVITCDPGYLIIGSFAERFAKEVKYVPIYNKECNYKLTPELIKENMDENTKIIVLIDPLNPLGTAYTEEEIKEIAKIAVENDIFLIHDVTYRDFARKHYLAAKYAPNNTLTIYSFSKIFGMAGLRIGAVVAPKPLIASIKNVVVNDLGVNIIAQKGAIAGLKSKPEWIDRIREITFNNQKLIKEAVDKIDGIFLPVYPADANMMVIDLTDTGIKAKDLANYLLDKDIFVREGNYTSKKYGDRYLRISFSIPTEEVKVFCKELPKAIEALRTK; encoded by the coding sequence ATGCAAAAAAATAATACAAAAGGACACAAAATCAGTGTACCTGAGAAAAAATATAAAAAAACTCCTAAAATTCCACCAAAAGGATTTAAGAGTGCAAATGACTTTTTCAATTATACATTTGAAAACAAAGATTTAATATGGATGGGTCAAAATACAAACCATTTACATGATGAAAACATCATCAATGATGCAATGATTAAATGTATTGAAAGTAAAGAATATTGCAAATACCCAGCTCCAGAAGGATTTCCGGAATTAAAAAGACTAATTTTAGAAGATTTAGATTTAGATCCTGAAATTATGGATGTTTATGTTTCAGCAGGAGCTACAGAATCTTTACATTTATGTATGCATAATATATTACAACCAGAAGATAATGTAATCACATGTGATCCTGGTTACTTAATTATTGGTTCTTTTGCAGAAAGATTTGCTAAAGAAGTTAAATATGTACCTATATATAATAAAGAATGTAATTATAAATTAACTCCAGAACTTATTAAAGAAAATATGGATGAAAATACAAAAATTATAGTATTAATCGATCCATTAAATCCACTTGGAACTGCATATACTGAAGAAGAAATTAAAGAAATTGCAAAAATTGCAGTTGAAAATGATATCTTTTTAATACATGATGTTACATATAGGGATTTTGCAAGAAAACACTATCTTGCTGCAAAATATGCACCAAATAATACTTTAACAATATATAGTTTCTCAAAAATATTTGGTATGGCTGGATTAAGAATTGGAGCAGTAGTAGCACCAAAACCACTTATTGCATCAATTAAAAATGTAGTTGTAAATGATTTAGGTGTAAATATAATTGCACAAAAAGGTGCAATTGCAGGACTTAAATCTAAACCTGAATGGATTGATAGAATAAGAGAAATCACTTTCAACAACCAAAAATTAATTAAAGAAGCTGTTGATAAAATTGATGGTATTTTCCTTCCAGTTTATCCTGCAGATGCAAACATGATGGTTATTGATTTAACTGATACAGGTATTAAAGCAAAAGATTTAGCTAACTATCTTCTTGATAAAGACATATTTGTAAGAGAAGGAAATTATACAAGTAAAAAAT